CATCCCCACGTCCACCCACCGTCCCACCCCTACAATGGATtctctcccgccgccgccgccgtcgctgccgcCGTTTGGCTCGCTGCTCCTGCCCTTGCCATCCGATTCGTCACTGCCCTCTCTCCCTTGGCCTGACCTCATCGCCGGTGCGGCCGGCGCCACCCTCCGCCTCGTCTCCGCCCACTCACGCCACTTCCTCGCCCTctcctgcctcctcctcctgccgctctcgctcctcctcctctccctccccGCGCCCTTCCCCGGCGCCTCTCCTTCCGTCTCCCTCCGATCCCCGCAAGATTCTTGGAGCAACCCCCTCTTGCTTCTCGCTCTCGTGGCGGCGGCGCTTCTTTACCTCGccgccttcgccgccgccgccgccagcgcgcACGCCGGATTCTTCGGCCGCCCCGTCAAGCTCCTCGCCTCGCTCCTCTCCGTTCCCGCGTCCGTTCTCCGCCTCCTCCTCACAGCCCTCCCGGCCTCCCCTCTTCTGCTTATCCCCCTGCTCCCACTGCCCGCTGCACTTAGCACAGCTATTGCTCTTCTTGGCGTCTCCCTCTTAGCCCCCTTCTGGTCCCTCGCCGGCGCCGCAGCCATCGTGGAGTCCGCTGCTGGGCCCTCCGCGCTCCGCCAGAGCTGCCGGCTGCTCTCCGGCGCACGCCTGGCGGCGCTCTCGGCGTTCTTGGTCTTTGCCGCAGGCATGGGGGTAGTACTCTGGGGTTTCAGTGGGGTGGCCATGGAGACATATGATGCTGCCACCGGTTGGGCTGGCATGGCGCCGGCTGTGGTCAAGGCCATGGTTGGAGCGGCGGTGTTGGCTGCAATGATGCTGTATGGAATGGTGATCAACGTGG
This sequence is a window from Aegilops tauschii subsp. strangulata cultivar AL8/78 chromosome 7, Aet v6.0, whole genome shotgun sequence. Protein-coding genes within it:
- the LOC109732183 gene encoding uncharacterized protein codes for the protein MDSLPPPPPSLPPFGSLLLPLPSDSSLPSLPWPDLIAGAAGATLRLVSAHSRHFLALSCLLLLPLSLLLLSLPAPFPGASPSVSLRSPQDSWSNPLLLLALVAAALLYLAAFAAAAASAHAGFFGRPVKLLASLLSVPASVLRLLLTALPASPLLLIPLLPLPAALSTAIALLGVSLLAPFWSLAGAAAIVESAAGPSALRQSCRLLSGARLAALSAFLVFAAGMGVVLWGFSGVAMETYDAATGWAGMAPAVVKAMVGAAVLAAMMLYGMVINVVLYMHCRALHGELTGEIYNEFASSYVYLPFDEGKDRHIVSVVTLWP